The following DNA comes from Candidatus Nitrosotalea okcheonensis.
TCAGTAACACAAACTTTGGCACCCATTCCACGACATCTTGATGCAACACCTCTTCCCACCCAACCATAACCTGCCACAACAACACGTTTTCCTGCAAATAACAAATTCATGGATCGCAGATAACCATCAATTGTGCTCTGGCCTGTTCCATATCTATTGTCAAACATGTGTTTTGTATATGCGTCATTTACTGCAATTACTGGATATTTCAATTTCTTTTCTTTTGCAAGTGCCTTCAGTCGTATGACGCCTGTTGTAGTCTCTTCAGTTCCACCCAAGACTTTCATTGAAGCAAATTTTTTGTTTCCATGTATCTTACTGTGGCTGTCAGAACCATCATCTGTCAAAATCTGAGGTTTGTGGCTGAGCATCTGTTCAATGCACCAATCATATTCTTCAGTAGTCTGACCAGTCCACGCGTATATGTGGATTCCATTTTCAGCCAAGAATGCTGCAATATCATCTTGTGTTGAAAGAGGGTTTGCTGCACAAGCACTGACATCGGCGCCCAGTTCTTTTGCAGCCATTATCAAGACAGATGTCTCTTTTGTAATATGCAGGCATATTCCTATGCGCAAGCCCTTAAGTGGTTGAGATTTTTTTAATCGTGATACAGTATTAGTTAAAATTTGCATGTGATCGTGTGCCCATTCATACGACATTTTTCCCTTTTCTGAGAGACTTGGATCTTTTACTTGACTCATGCTAAATCACAATTTTATGGGATATAAAACAGTATCAGAAATGACAATCTAAATATTGGATAGATTTAGTTTTACAAAACATGGTATGGAAGAAAGTAGCAGAAAAAGATGCAGTTGTTCCAGGAAAAGGAAGAGAGTTTGTAATCGATGGTAAAAAAATCGCAATATTCAACCAGAATGGCTTTCACGCACTTGATTCAGTATGCGTTCACCAAGATGGATCGCTTGCCCCAGGCAAACTTGATGGCGATATAGTAGAGTGCCCGCTTCACTTTTGGCATTATAACATAAAGACAGGCGAACTGTTGGATTACATCAAAGGTGTAAAGCTTCAAACATACAAAATCGAAGTGAAAAAAGACGGAATCTACCTAGACGTTTGATAAGTTTAATTTCTTAAGGGCGTTTTAAAAAACATTGAATCGTCAAATTGTAGAAGAATTAGTCAAGAAAGATTATGATTCAGTCCAAAATCGCATTGGATGCTTTTTAAAAAACGAGATAGATGAAAGAAAATCTGGCGGTCTAGTCTTTGGTTTGAGCGGAGGAATAGATTCCGCAGTGATTGCAGCAATCTGTGCCAAATTTGTCAAGGAAAAATCACTGGCGCTAATCATGCCAAATTCAAAGATTACCCCAAATAGTGAGACAGAAGACGCGATAAAGATAGTGGATAGTTATTCAGTAGAATACAAGTTAATTGATATTGGATTTATCCATAAAGAATACTCCAAATACCTGGAATCAAATCCATTGTCATTTGCAAATTTAGGGGCAAGGATACGAGCTAACATACTATATTATTATGCAAATGCCAGAAATTCTCTTGTGCTTGGCTCTTCTGACAGGAGTGAATTTCTAATTGGGTATTTTACAAAATTTGGTGATGGTGCATCAGACTTGTTGCCAATCGTATCA
Coding sequences within:
- a CDS encoding Rieske (2Fe-2S) protein produces the protein MVWKKVAEKDAVVPGKGREFVIDGKKIAIFNQNGFHALDSVCVHQDGSLAPGKLDGDIVECPLHFWHYNIKTGELLDYIKGVKLQTYKIEVKKDGIYLDV
- a CDS encoding NAD+ synthase, giving the protein MNRQIVEELVKKDYDSVQNRIGCFLKNEIDERKSGGLVFGLSGGIDSAVIAAICAKFVKEKSLALIMPNSKITPNSETEDAIKIVDSYSVEYKLIDIGFIHKEYSKYLESNPLSFANLGARIRANILYYYANARNSLVLGSSDRSEFLIGYFTKFGDGASDLLPIVSLYKTQIRELARHLGLSQNVISKPSGPHLWEGHTAETEIGLNYEEIDSILHCIIDKGLAVDETAKITEIPISEVDRIFRMHRKSEHKRTMATQCIL
- a CDS encoding adenosylhomocysteinase yields the protein MSQVKDPSLSEKGKMSYEWAHDHMQILTNTVSRLKKSQPLKGLRIGICLHITKETSVLIMAAKELGADVSACAANPLSTQDDIAAFLAENGIHIYAWTGQTTEEYDWCIEQMLSHKPQILTDDGSDSHSKIHGNKKFASMKVLGGTEETTTGVIRLKALAKEKKLKYPVIAVNDAYTKHMFDNRYGTGQSTIDGYLRSMNLLFAGKRVVVAGYGWVGRGVASRCRGMGAKVCVTEVDPVRALEAHMDGFEVAPMTEAAKTGEIFITATGQTGVIRKEHILTMRNGAIMGNVGHFDVEVDAKFLLSESKSVREVRPNLDECVLKNGKKVYLIGKGRIANLVAAEGHPPEVMAQSFSNQLLSMIYIAKNHKKIGKNVITVPPEIDIQIAIDALKAMNVNMDKPTAAQIKYGQSWA